The sequence below is a genomic window from Massilia oculi.
GTATGCAGCATGATGACGCCGAAGATCATCACGAAGCGAAGAACGGCGATACGGTCGCGAAGGCCACGGTCGAGAGTCATGGAAGGTCCTCTTTCAAGAGAGCGAAGCGTACGCAGGGAGGTCGCCGTACACGGGCGCGTGATATTGCCGGATCGCGCCTACCGGCGGTGATCGGTCCGTCAACTTTCTTACATTAAAGTCAACAACTGGCAATGTCAATTGTGCGCATGCACCATTCCACAAAAGTGTGCGATGCGACGACGACGGGCGGAATCGGACGCGGGGCGGCGACATGCCGGCGCATACGGAAAGATCGGGAAGAGAAAGGGGAAAAAGGGGAACTGCTTGGCGGCAATTATGCCGGAATGGCGCGGCTGGCTGGGATCGAACCAGCGACCCTTGGCTTCGGAGGCCAATACTCTATCCACTGAGCTACAGCCGCGCTGGAGGCGTGACGAAGGATACAGTCTTTCCGCAAGTACGTCCATGGGAAGAAGCGGAAAAACCCCTACACCGAAGCAGGATTACACTATAATAAGATGCTTGACGGCATTTGCAAAAAGCCACTAGATCGCAGTGCCCCAGTGGCCGGTTTTTTTAATTGAATTAAGGAAATCATGAGCGACGCACACAACGAACACCAATCCCTCATCCGCACGCCAAAACAGCTCGTCGTCGCCGTCACGGGATTTTTCCTGGTTATTGTTCTAGGCATCATATTGCTGGTCGTTTTCGTGACCAGTACCGCTACCACAGGCGCCGGCACCGACAGCCAGAGCGCCGAAGCGATCTCCAACCGCATCCGCCCCGTCTCCGAAGAAGGATTCACCCTGGTCGACGCCAACGCGCCGCGCGTGCTGCAGGCCGGCGGCGCCGTCTATGCCGCCACCTGCGCGGCCTGCCATGACAGCGGCATGGCAGGCGCGCCGAAGACCGGCGACAACGCCGCCTGGGGCGCGCGCCTGGCGCAGGGCTATGACACCATTCTCAAGCACGCCATCGAAGGCATCCGCGCGATGCCGGCCAAGGGCGGCAACCCGGACCTGGACAACCTGGAGGTCGAGCGCGCCGTCGTCTTCATGACCAACAAGAGCGGCGCCAGCTTCAAGGAGCCGGCCGAGCCCGCGCCCGCCCCGGCAGCCGCCGAGGCGCCGGCCGCTGGCGCCGCTGCGCCGGCCACTGCAGCAGCTCCGGCGCCAGGCGCGGCGGCAACGCCCGCCCCGTCCGCTGCAACTACCGCCGCGCCAGCCATTGCCAGTGCCGACGCCGGCAAGAAAGCCTACGATTCGGCCTGTATCGCCTGTCATGGCGCTGGCATCGCCGGTGCGCCAAAGTTCGGCGACAAGGCGGCCTGGACGGCACGTCTCGGCCAAGGCGGCAACGTAATGTACGAGCACGCGCTCAAGGGCTTCCAAGGCAAGACCGGCTTCATGCCGCCGAAAGGCGGCTCCACCCTTCCCGATGCGGACGTCAAGGCGGCCGTCGATTACATGGTCGCCGCCGTGAAATAAAGTACGCAGCGACAGCGCATTGCGGCAAAAAAAAGCACCCGGTCGGGTGCTTTTTGTTTTAAAAAGATCATGAACGTTGCCTTGGCGCAACGCAACAATACCATCTTGCCGATCAATGCTGGCGGCGTCGGCGCGCAGCCAACATTGCCATCATTCCAAGCCCGATCAGCAATACGCCGGCTGGTTCAGGAACCGCAGCAGGCCGCTCACTGACAAAGAAATCGAAATTGATGCCCAGGATGCCTTGTCCACCTAGGGCTGCGCTCTCGAATACCAGATCCGCGGTCGGGAAAAAACCATCCCAGGGGGCGGCCTGGCCAACCTCATCGACAAGATTGCCGGAATCGGTCAACAGTTTACTATTGGAATCAAGAAAAGAAACGCGCGCATCATAAAGGAATACCGAACGCAGCAAATCCAAGCCGTCGCCAAACGTTCCAATACCGTAGACACCGGTTTCATCTGCCACCGGGAACAGATCGCGATCGGCGCGCAACTGGATACTGATGAGCGAGCGGCCATTACCCAGCTCGGTTTCGGATTCCGAGACAGTAATCGGCAAGAATTCCCATGCGCCGAGTTCGCTTATTCCATCGAAAGTGGCAAGAGCATAAAAAGCTTCGTTGCTATTATCCCGGTCGAGATACAAGGAATACGTCGATCCTGCTGCGACGACAGGCGCGGCAACGGCGGCCTGGGGCGCCAGTGCCAGGGTTGCCATCATGACAAGGATCGATCCAATCAATCTGTACACATTTCTCTCCTTACTAAAAACATCGAATGCTTAATTTCTAAGCAATAAGTATGCCGAGTACCTTTTCTTTGGAAAATCAATTGCTTGAACAGGCATCGTCGGAATCGTCCCTCTGCGCTGTAAAGTATCCCGACAGCACCTTTCGGCAGCGAGATCCGCTAACGCGCCCCAGTCCCGCTCGCTGACGCACCTGCCTTTTTCGATCCCGACTCCCTCCATCGCTGCATCTCGCTCCTGCCTTGCATCCGCATTTCTATTTGAAATGTATGTGGATTCATGCGTGATCCATTCGTACGCGTCTCTGCGGAGTTTTTCTCTTTGGCGATCAGGAACCGTCGATACCGGCTTCCCGAACCACCATTTATTCTTTCAGGAAATATTAAGCAGGCCTCCTTGAAAGCACATCGCCACTAAAAAAATGATTGCAAGAAATAGTTGCACTTTATACTCGATTATTCGCAATTGTTAAACATTTCCATTTTGCACTGTCACAATTCGTTACAAGTGTCTCCGAGTAAACATCGTATGCTTCAAAACTTTCCAGCAGGAATAATTCCATTTGGAATTTCTTTACAGGACTAAATCACATGCAACGATTCCGCACCAATTCGTCGAGCAAATCCGTCAACTTTCGCCTGAGCGCCGCGTTGCTGATGGCGCTGGCGGCTGTGGGCGGCGCCTCGGCCGCCACCCTGTCGGTGGGCCCGGGCAAGACCTATGCGGCGCCGTGCGCCGCCTTTGCCAAGGCCAAGGCCGGCGACATCGTCGAGATCGACGGCAGCAAGACCTATAGCGGCGACGTCTGCGCCATCAGTACGAGCAAACTCATCATCCGCGGCGTGAACGGCCGCCCGAAGATCGATGCCGCCGGCAAGAACGCACAGGGCAAGGCGATCTGGGTCGTCAAGGGCAATGACATCACGGTCGAGAACGTCGAGATGTTTGGCGCGAAGGTGCCGGACAAGAACGGCGCCGCGCTGCGGCTCGAGGGCACCAACTTCACGCTGCGCTCCTCTTACCTGCACGGCAATGAAAACGGCATCCTGAGCGGCACCAACACCAGCAGTCATATCGTGATCGAATACAGCGAGTTCGGACGCAATGGCGGAGGTGACGGTTATTCGCACAACCTGTACATCGGCAACGTCGGCAGTCTTGTGTTCCGCTACAACTACTCGCACGATGCCTGGGTCGGCCACAACCTGAAGTCACGCGCCCGCGTCAATACCATCAGCTACAACCGCTTCTCGAGCACTCCGTCGGGCAGCCTCAAGGCCGGCACGCCGAGCTACGAGATCGACCTGCCGAACGCCGGTACCGCCTATGTGATCGGCAACGTGATCCACCAGCCTGCCGTCCACAACAATCCGGGCATGCTGGCCTACGGCATGGAAGGCGCGACGAACCCGGGCAAGGACCTGTATGTCGTGAACAATACCTTCATCAATGACGACAGCTCGCGCGGCACCTTCGTGCTCGTCGGCAGCAAGGTCACCACGCCTGTCCTGCTGCAGAACAATATCTTCAGCGGCATCGGTAGCGTGACCAGCCAGGGCAGCGCCATCCAGAAGAGCAACTACCGCTCGGTGGCCGCCGGTTTCGTCAACCGCGCGCTGTTCGACCTGCATCCGCTCGCCAATGCGCTGGTGATCAATGCCGGCACGGCGCCGGGCAAGTCGGCGGCCGGCGTCAGCCTGGCGCCGACCGCGCAATACAAGCATACGGCGGCCAGCGAGAGCCGTTCGGCATCCGGCGCACTCGATATCGGTGCGTACGAGGCCTCGGGGTCGACGTCGACGCCATCGAACCCGGCGCCGGCTCCAGCCCCGTCGCCGGCGCCGGGCACGCCCGAAACCTGGAACCAGTGCGCCACCGAGGGTTATACCTGTTCCTTCACCGGCACCCGCGAAGTGCGCTTCGGTGTATCGGGCGCCTACAGCACCAAGGTCATCACCGCCAAGACCGCCTGCACCACCAAGGTGTTCGGCGATCCGAAGAAGGGTATGTCGAAGACCTGCAGCTATTCCAGCCTGGCGCGCTGATCGACCGTCCTGCGCCACGGCGTGGGACGAGCATGACGCACCGGTCGCCCTACCTCGCGGCGCTCTTCCTGGACACCAGGCGCCAGTACAGCTGCTTCGCATACGGTTCTGGGCGCGACTGCATCGCGATCAGGTCTTGCAGCAGCCGTTCGGGAGCACGCCGCATGATGCGCGCGACCGGCGGCACGGCAAAGTTGCGGCGCGCGATCTGCTCGGCGATTTCCTTGTTCAGGAGCGAGGACTCCTTCAGGACCAGGGCGATGAACAGGTCGCGCACGCGCCGGTAGGCCGCAAGGTCGAAGGCCCGGTTGTAGTTGTCGAGCTTGCCGGCGATCTCCAGGGTCAGCTGGGTCCGCAGGCATTTCCAGCAGGTCGAGCAGTTCACCACGCCCGCCTTCGGCTTCACGCAGACGTCGAGCGTGTCGAACGTCGCCGGTTCATCGGCAATCAGCTCGGTCTTTTCGAAACGCGTGAACTGGCCGCCGGCCGAGATGCACTGGGTGGTCTCGGTCGACAGCAGCGCCACGCCGACCGCGTCGGAGAAGCCCATGTACTCGGTCTCGTTGACGAAGGCATCCCGGTAATGCACCGCCGATGAATAGAGGAACTTGGCGCAGGCATTCTGGAACAGGAGCGCGGTCGCACAGTTGCGGATGGTGTGGGTCTTCTCGAACTTCGAGCGCATCACCTCGTCAAGATTGGACGTCACCGGAAGGAACGGCAGGCCCATCGCGCGGCTCTCGAGCCGGCGGTAGCGTTCCTCGAAGATCTGCTGGTCGTTCCCGGTCTGGCCGTGGGAACCGACATTATTGAACAGCAAGTGGGTTACCCGGAACTCGGGCGGCACGTCCTTCGTGTGGCTGAGGATGGTTGCGAATGAGTCGACCCCGGCCGAAAAGCCGGTGAACACCCCGGCGCCGCCATGCGTCCTGGTCGTCAGGCGCCTGGCGACGATGGCAATCGGCTTGCGCGCCGCCTCGAGCGTGCGCAGGAAGGCCAGGTAGTATTGCGTGACGTTGTAGTACAGCTGGCTGGACAGTTCTCCCTCGACCACGATGTCGAGGCCCTCGCGCATCGCGCGCGGCAGCAATACCAGCAGGAAGCTGTCGGCCGCATCGACCGGCCGCAACGGCGTTTCGAACCACAATGTCTCGTCTCCGCCGGGAAAGCGGAGCCGGGCACTGATCCTGTAAGGTCCCTCCCCCTCGATGCGGGGCGGCTCGATGGTGACTACGCTGTTCATGTGCGATCCACGTGGCGATGCAAATATTGCAAAAGTATAACTTATCTCCTGCGCACGGGGCGCACGCAATTTTCTCCAGTGCAATCGATCAAGCCGAAAAAAGGGCCCGGCCGACTGCCCGGCCGGGCCCTGTACGCTGATGGGACTACCCCGGAAACGGGGTCGCCATGCTTACCAGATGATCACGCGATCCTTCGGCGCCAGGTACATCTTGTCGCCCGGCTTGACCCCGAACGCCTCGTAGAATCCCGGCTGGTTCTTCAGGGTGCCGTTGGCGCGGTACTGCGCCGGCGAGTGCGGGTCGGTCTTGATCTGGGCGATCTGCGCCGGCTCGCGCATCTTGGTGCGCCACACCTGGCCCCAGCCCATGTAGAAGCGCTGGTCGCCGGTGAGACCGTCGATGACGGGCGCCGGTTTGCCCTTCAGCGAGATCTTGTAGGCTTTATAGGCGATCGCCAGGCCCGAGTTGTCGCCGATGTTCTCGCCCAGGGTCAGTTCGCCGTTGACGTTATAGCCTTCCAGGGGACTGAAGGCGGCGTATTGCGCGATCAGCGCTTTCGTCTTCTCGCCGAAACGCTTGCCGTCTTCCTCGGTCCACCAGTTGCGCATATTGCCGTCGCCGTCGTACTGCGAACCCTGGTCGTCGAAGCCGTGGCTGATCTCGTGGCCGATCACGGCGCCGATGCCGCCGTAGTTGACGGCGTCGTCGGCATTGGCGTCGAAGAACGGCGGCTGCAGGATCGCGGCCGGGAACACGATCTCGTTCAGTTCCGGGTTGTAGTAGGCGTTGACGGTCTGCGGCGTCATGCCCCACTCGTCGCGGTCGATCGGCTTGCCGAGTTTGTTCAGTTCGCGGTTGTATTCCACTTCGCGCGAACGCATCACGTTGCCGACCAGGTCATCGCGCTTGACGGTGAGCGCGGTGTATTCCTTCCACTTGTTCGGGTAGCCGATCTTCGGCGTGAACTTGGCCAGCTTGGCCTGCGCTTCCTTCTTGGTCGCGGGGCTCATCCAGTCCAGGGTGTCGATCGACTCCTTGTAGGCGGCCAGCAGGTTGTTGACCAGCACTTCCATGTGCGCCTTGCGCTCGGCCGGGAAGTGCTTGGCCACATACAGCTTGCCCACCGCGTCGCCCAGGCTCGACTCCAGGGTCGAGACGCCGCGCTTCCAGCGTGGCTCCAGTTGCGGGATGCCGGCCAGGGTGGTGCCGTTGAAGGCGAAGCGCTGGTCCACGAACGCCTTCGACAGGTAGTTGGCGTAGCCGTTCAAGGTCTGGAACTGCAGATAGGCTTTCCAGGTCTCCAGCGGTACGCGACCAAGCACCTCGGCGAAGCCTTTCAGGTAGGTCGGCTGGCTCACGATCAGGTAGTCGGCCTTGCCCTGCAGGCCCGAGGCCTTGAGCCACTGTTGCCAGTCATAGCCCGGCGCCATCGCGGCCAGCTTGTCCAGCTCGACCTTGTTGTAGGTCTTGATCGGGTCGCGGTTCTCGACCTTGGTCCACTGGACCCTGGCCAGTTCGGTTTCCAGCGCGACGATGGCCTTGGCGTCTTTCGCCGCGTTCTTGCCGCCGGCCAGCGCCAGCATCTTCTCGACGTGCTGCTGGTACTTGGCGCGGGTGTCGGCCAGCTTGGCGTCGTCGGTTTTCAGGTAATAGTCGCGGTCAGGCATGCCCAGGCCGGCCTGGTACAGGTCGGCCACGTACTTGGTCGAATCCTTGGCATCCTGGTGGATGAAGAACACGAACGGCACATTCACGCCGATGCGGCCCAGGTGGGCGAACATGGCCGGCAGTTCGGCCTTGCTCTTGACCGCGTTGATCTTGCCCAGTTCGCCGGCCAGGGGCTTGGCGCCCAGCTGTTCCAGGCGCGCCTCGTCCATGTAGCTGGCGTAGAAGTCGCCGATCTTGCGCGCCTCGGTGCCGTTGGCCGCGCTCTTTTCCATGGCGGCCTTCTCGATGATGGCGCGCAGCTGCGGCAGGGTGTCGTCGCGCAGCTGGTGGAAGGCGCCCCAGGTCGACTTGTCGGCCGGGATCTCGACCGTCTTGAGCCACTTGCCGTTGAGGTGTTCGAAGAAGTCGTCCTGCGGACGCACGCCCGCCTCGATGTACTGGGTCGCGATTCCCGACGCGGCGCCGGCCTTGGCGGCGCTGGCATTGGCGGCAGTGGCAGTGGCAGGGGCGGCGCCGGCGCCGGCGCCGGATTCTGCGTGCGCGAAGGAAGCCACCAGCACGAGTGCCGCGGCGCTGAACAGATGTCGTTTCATGGTTCTCTCTCTCTTTGTTGTGAGTGCAATGCAAAACGGGCCGGCGCTCGTGACGCCGGCCCGTCGATGGGACCAGATTACCAGATGATGACGCGCTCTTCAGGCGGCAGGTACATCTTGTCGCCCGGTTTCACGTCGAATGCCTCGTAGAACTCCGGCATATTGCGCACCGTGCCGTTGGCGCGGAACTGGCCCGGCGAATGCGGGTCGGTCTTGACCTGGTTGATCTGCTGCGCTTCGCGCATCTTCGAGCGCCACACCTGGCCGAAGCCCATGAAGAAGCGCTGGTCGCCGGTCAGGCCGTCGATCACCGGCGCCGGCTTGCCGCCCAGCGACAGCTTGTACGCCTTGTAGCCGATCGACAGGCCGGCGTTGTCGCCGATGTTCTCGCCCAGGGTCAGCTCGCCGTTGACGTTATAGCCCGGCAGCGGGCTGTAGCCGTTGAACTGCTTGACCAGCTTGTCGGTGCGGGCCTTGAAGGCGGCCTTGTCCTCGGCGGTCCACCAGTTGCGCAGGTTGCCGTCGCCGTCCGACTGGCTGCCCTTGTCGTCGAAGCCGTGACCGATCTCGTGGCCGATCACGGCGCCGATCGCGCCGTAGTTGACGGCGTCGTCGGCGCGCATGTCGAAGAACGGCGGCTGCAGGATCGCGGCCGGGAACACGATCTCGTTCATCGTGCTGCGGTAGTACGCGTTCACGGTCTGCGGCGTCATGCCCCATTCGGTGTGATCGATCGGCTTACCCAGCTTGCCGATATTGCGCTCGTACTCGAAGGTCGAGGCGCGCATCGCGTTGCCGACCAGGTCGTCGCGCTTGATGGAGAGGCGCGAGTAATCGCGCCATTTGTCCGGATAACCGATCTTCGGCGTGAACTTGGCCAGCTTGGCGCGCGCTTCCTTCTTGGTCGCCGGGCTCATCCACTCCAGCTTGTCGATCGACTGACCATAAGCAATGATCAGGTTCTTGACGAGCTGTTCCATTCGTTCCTTGCGTTCGGCCGGGAAGTGCTCCTTCACGTACAGCTTGCCGAGCGCCTCGCCCAGCGCGCCTTCGACGGTGGCCACGCCCTTCTTCCATTCCGGACGCTGTTCGGTCACGCCGGTCAGCGCGGTGCCGTAGAAGGCGAAGTCCGCGTCCACGAAGTCCTTCGACAGGTAGGGCGCGTATTCGCGCAGCAGCTGCCATTCGAAGTAGGACTTGACGGTCGCCAGGTCGGTCTTCGCCAGCAGTTCCGTCAAGCCGGTGAAGTAGCTCGGCTGGTTGACGATGATGTAGTCCAGCTTGTTGCCCACGCCGGCCGCGCCCAGGGCCGCCTTCCAGTCGTAGCCCGGCGCCAGCTTGGTCAGTTCGGCCACGCTCATCTTGTTGTAGCGCTTGACCGGGTCGCGGTTCTCGACCTTGGTCCACTGCACCTTGGCCAGCTCGGTCTCGAAGTCGACGATGGCCTTGGCCTGGGCCGCGGCGTTCTTTTCGCCGGCAAGCAGGAGCGTCTTCTCGACGTGCTGCTGGTACTTGGCGCGGATCTCCGCCAGCTTGGCGTCGTCGAGCTTCAGGTAGTAGTCGCGGTCGGGCATCCCCAGGCCGCTCTGGCTGATGTAGGTCGCGTACTTGGTCGACTCGCGCATGTCCTGGCCGACGTAGATGCCGTAGGGGCTCGAGACGCCGATCCTGGCCAGGTGGGCGGCCAGGCCAGGGATGCCCTTCTTGTCCTTCAGCGCGCGGATGCGCGACAGCTCGCCGGTCAGCGGCTTGTAGCCCAGGGTTTCGCGGCGCTCGGCGTCCATGAAGCTGGCGTACAGGTCGCCGATTTTCTTCGTTTCGGCGCCGGCCTTGGCGCCCGTGTCCTTTTGCGCCGCCTCGATGATCGCCAGCAGCTGCGGCGTGGTGTCTTCGCGCAGCTTCATGAAGGTGCCCCAGCTCGAACGGTCGCTCGGGATCTCGGTCTCCTTGAGCCACTTGCCGTTCAGGTGGGTGAAGAAGTCGTCCTGCGGACGCACGCTGGTGTCGATGTACTGGGTGTCGATGCCCGAAATGACGCCGGCCGGCGCGGCGGCGGTGGCGGCGGTGGCCGGCGCAGCGTCGGCGGCCATGGCCGGCGCGGCGAATGCAGTCATCAGGGACAGGGTCAGGGTGCTCAGGAGGTGTCGCTTCACGGGATAAATCCTTACTTGCAGTGCGATTGCAGGGGTGAATCGGTTCCGGCCGGATGGTCGGCAAAAAATCATTCTAGCGGTTCGGCAATAAGCCTCGCTGGGGAAGCACGTATTTTTACTTTTCGATACACGGCACACATGTGTTTTCGCGTATGCATGTGTTGGGCGATGACAACAGGATGACAAGTGCATCCCGTATCCGCCAAAGAGCGAATGTACAATCTGTGCAGAGGCAGCCGACTAGATCGCACCATGTGCGAAAACGGAACCGGAAAGAAAAAAGCCCGCGGTGGAGGCCGCGGGCAAAGACCACTTCAAGAGTGGAGAGAGAGAAAAACTGGTTCCAACTATAGGCTGCCTCATCCGCACGCTCTTCTACTCTTACAATTGCTTACCATCGTAAGACCGGGTGCAACAACTTCGCCGCCCGCCTCCCCTGCCTCCTCTGCCTTCATTCCGGGTTGATCGCTTTTGCGCCGTCGCCCGCAACCGTTCACGAACCGGTTTATACTGGCCTTGCGCTACCTCAGGCATAAGCTCGCGCCTGCCGGTTCCGTGCGCAACGCGTGCCTCAACGGATCAACACCATGGGTTCCACCTTCAAGAATTTCTGCCTCGTCGGCCTGGGCGTGATCGCCGGGGTCGGCCTGACCATGCAATTCTCGGCCCTCGCCTTCAAGCCGCCGGTCGACGCCAGCATGCCGATCGCCGAGCTGCGCCAGCTGGCCGACGTCTATGGCGTCATCAAGTCCACCTATGTCGAGCCGGTCGAAGACAAAGCCCTGCTGTCCGAGGCGATCGCCGGCATGGTCGCCTCGCTCGACCCGCATTCGGCCTACCTCGATCCGCGCGCCTACCGCGAGCTGCGCGAGGGCACCGAGGGCCGCTTCGTCGGCCTCGGCATCGAGATCGCCGTGAGCGAGGACGGCTATATCGAGATCGTCACCCCGATGGAAGATTCGCCGGCCTACCACGCCGGCATCAAGGAGGGCGACCTGATCACCCGCATCGATGGCCACCCGGTCCAGGGTACGCCGATCGACGACGCCATCAAGCGCATGCGCGGCGAGCCGGGCACGCGCGTGACGCTCACGGTCGCGCGCAAGGACGCGCCCGAGCCACTGAACTTCACCATCGAGCGGCGCGAGATCGTGCAGAAAAGCGTCAAGGCGAAGATGGTGGAACCGGGCTACGCCTGGCTGCGCATCGCGCAATTCCAGGAACCGACCGTGGACGACATGGCGGCCAGGCTGCAGGCGCTGTACCGCGAAGACCCGGACCTGAAAGGCCTGGTGCTCGACCTGCGCAACGATCCGGGCGGCCTGTTGCAGGGCGCGATCGGCGTCGCCGCCGCCTTCCTGCCGAAGAACGCCGAGATCGTGTCGACGCATGGCCAGCTGCTTGAACAGCGCCAGCGCTTCTACGCGCGGCCCGAGTTCTACATGCTGCGCAGCGGCGCCGATCCGCTGGCCACCCTGCCCCCGGCATTCAAGGACTTGCCGATGGTGGTGCTGGTCAATACCGGCTCGGCCTCGGCCTCCGAGATCGTGGCCGGCGCCCTGCAGGACTACAAGCGCGCCGCCATCCTGGGCAGCCAGACCTTCGGCAAGGGCTCGGTGCAGACCATCCGCCCGATCGGACGCGACGCCGCGGTCAAGCTGACCACCGCACGCTACTACACCCCGGCCGGGCGCTCGATCCAGGCGCGCGGGATCGTCCCTGACTTCCCGGTCGACGAAACCCTGGAAGGCGACGGCCTGAATGCCCTGCGCATGCGCGAAGCCGACCTGCAGCACCACCTGTCGAACGGCTCGGGGCCAGAAGTCGCCACGCGCGAGGACGACATCGAGGAGCAGATGCGCCTGCTCGCCGAGGCGCGCACCCGCAAGCCGCTCGACTACGGCAGCGCGGACGACTTCCAGCTGGCCCAGGCCCTGCGCCATCTGAAGGGCCAGGAAGTGGTGCTGTCCAGGCGCGCCGAGCCCTCCACCACCCTGGCCCAGCAAGGGCACAAAGGCGAATAACGGTGAAGAAGCGCGACTGAACAGTCCCTGCGGCAGCCGATTCCCAGCTATGCGCCGAGCGTGTAGAATCGGCGCATCTTGCGCACAACCGTGCTTATTTTCCCTGAAAGTTTGCTGAATATGAAACCTGTCGTCATCAGCGGCACCGGCCTGTTCACCCCACCGCACTCCATCTCGAACGACGAGCTGGTGGCAGCCTTCAACGCCTATGTCGAGCTGCACAACCAGGAACAGGCCGCGCGCATCGCGGCGGGCGAAGTGACGGCGCTGGAACCGTCGAGCAGCGCCTTCATCGAGAAAGCGTCGGGCATCAAGTCGCGCTACGTGATGGAAAAGAGCGGCATCCTGGACCCGAGCCACATGACGGCGCGCATCCCCGAACGGGCCGACGACGAGATCTCGGTGCAGGCCGAGATGTGCGTGGCGGCCGCGCGCGAAGCGCTCGAACGCGCCGGCAAGGCGCCGCAGGACATCGACATGGTGCTGGTCGCCTGCAGCAATATGCAGCGCGCCTATCCGGCGATGGCGGTGGAGGTGCAGGAGGCGCTGGGCATCGACGGCTTCGGCTTCGACATGAACGTGGCCTGCTCCTCGGCCACCTTCGGCATCGCCACCGCGGTCGACGCGGTGCGGGGCGGCCGCGCACGCGCGGTGCTGGTGCTGAACCCCGAAATCACCAGCGGCCACCTGAACTTCCGCGACCGCGACAGCCACTTCATCTTCGGCGACGCCTGCACCGCGATGGTGATCGAGGCCGCGGAGACGGCAAGCGGCGCGCACCAGTGGGAAATCCTCGACAGCCGCCTCAAGACCAGCTTCTCGAACAATATCCGCAACAACTTCGGCTTCATGAACCGCTTCGACGAAGCGGGGATCGGCCAGCCCGATAAACTGTTCCGCCAGCAGGGCCGCAAGGTGTTCAAGGAAGTCTGCCCGATGGCGGCGGCAACCATCGCCGACACGCTGGCGGCGGCCGGCCTGGAAACCAAGGACGTCGCGCGCTACTGGCTGCACCAGGCCAACCTGAACATGAACCTGCTGATCGTGCGCACCCTGCTGGGCCGCGACGCGACAGCCGACGAAGCGCCGGTAATCCTGGACAGCTATGCCAATACCTCGTCGGCCGGCTCGATCATCGCCTTCCACCGCTACCAGGACGACCTGCCGGCGGGCGCCAATGGCGTGATCTGCTCGTTCGGCGCCGGTTATTCGATCGGTTGCGTGGTGGTGCGCAAGAAGTAAGCCACTGCGAATCCACTTCGAATCCGCATCGGCGCGGCTCAAAGCCGCGCC
It includes:
- a CDS encoding beta-ketoacyl-ACP synthase III, which translates into the protein MKPVVISGTGLFTPPHSISNDELVAAFNAYVELHNQEQAARIAAGEVTALEPSSSAFIEKASGIKSRYVMEKSGILDPSHMTARIPERADDEISVQAEMCVAAAREALERAGKAPQDIDMVLVACSNMQRAYPAMAVEVQEALGIDGFGFDMNVACSSATFGIATAVDAVRGGRARAVLVLNPEITSGHLNFRDRDSHFIFGDACTAMVIEAAETASGAHQWEILDSRLKTSFSNNIRNNFGFMNRFDEAGIGQPDKLFRQQGRKVFKEVCPMAAATIADTLAAAGLETKDVARYWLHQANLNMNLLIVRTLLGRDATADEAPVILDSYANTSSAGSIIAFHRYQDDLPAGANGVICSFGAGYSIGCVVVRKK